One Xyrauchen texanus isolate HMW12.3.18 chromosome 2, RBS_HiC_50CHRs, whole genome shotgun sequence genomic window carries:
- the LOC127619308 gene encoding nuclear factor 7, ovary-like isoform X2, whose protein sequence is MDSLSVEELSCPVCCEIYKNPVVLSCSHSVCKECLQQFWKTKRTQECPVCRRRSSREEPPCNLALKNLCEMFVKERNEEEICSLHREKLKLFCLDDKQPVCFVCRDSEKHVNHKFRPISEVIPSYKEELKTALKSLQEKLKHTENMKGEFDKSVGHIKTQAEHTERQIKEQFKKLHEFLRHEEEATITELREEEEQKSQMMKKKLEEMNTHISALSHTIKDMEEMMKANDDVSFLKNFNVTMERVQISQPDPQMTSGAFIHVPHYLGNLTFRVWKKMRDIVHKTPVILDPNTANPLLILSDDLTSVRYSKNRQILPDNPERFDCYSCVLGSEGFNSGTHSWDVEVKHNKCWSLGVTTASNKRKGYVFFITDVWSVGNTRCPSTVFKVKQKLERVRVHLDYDGGKVSFSDPLFGFSASSAHLRSSVAI, encoded by the exons ATGGATTCACTCTCTGTGGAAGAACTTTCTTGTCCCGTGTGCTGTGAAATCTACAAGAATCCTGTTGTTCTGTCGTGTAGTCACAGTGTGTGTAAAGAGTGTCTTCAACAGTTCTGGAAAACCAAGAGAACTCAGGAGTGTCCCGTCTGCAGGAGAAGATCTTCAAGAGAAGAACCTCCTTGTAATCTGGCATTGAAGAACTTATGTGAGATGTTTGTGAAGGAGAGAAATGAGGAGGAGATCTGCAGTTTACACCgagagaaactcaaactcttctgtCTGGACGATAAACAGCCGGTGTGTTTCGTGTGCAGAGATTCAGAGAAACACGTCAATCATAAATTCAGACCCATCAGTGAAGTTATTCCATCTTACAAG GAGGAACTCAAGACAGCACTGAAGTCTTTACAAGAGAAactcaaacacacagaaaacatgAAAGGAGAGTTTGATAAATCAGTTGGACACATCAAG ACTCAAGCTGAGCACACAGAGCGTCAGATTAAAGAGCAGTTTAAGAAGCTTCATGAGTTTCTCCGACATGAAGAAGAAGCTACAATCACTGaactgagagaggaagaggagcagaagaGTCAGATGATGAAGAAGAAGCTTGAGGAGATGAACACACACATCTCAGCTCTTTCACACACAATCAAAGACATGGAGGAAATGATGAAAGCCAATGACGATGTCTCATTTCTAAAG aACTTTAATGTGACAATGGAAAG AGTCCAGATCTCACAGCCGGATCCACAGATGACTTCTGGAGCTTTCATTCATGTGCCACATTACTTAGGCAACCTGACATTCAGAGTCTGGAAGAAGATGCGAGACATTGTCCACAAGA CTCCTGTGATTCTGGATCCAAACACTGCAAATCCACTTCTGATCCTGTCTGATGATCTGACCAGTGTGAGATACAGCAAGAACAGACAAATATTACCTGATAATCCAGAGAGATTTGACTGTTATTCATGTGTTCTGGGTTCAGAGGGGTTTAACTCAGGAACACACTCCTGGGATGTGGAGGTTAAACACAATAAATGCTGGAGTCTTGGAGTAACTACAGCATCAAACAAGAGGAAGGGATATGTTTTCTTTATCACTGATGTCTGGAGTGTGGGGAACACAAGGTGTCCCTCCACTGTGTTTAAAGTCAAACAGAAACTTGAGCGTGTGAGAGTTCATCTGGATTATGACGGAGGAAAAGTGTCATTCTCTGATCCT TTATTTGGTttctcagcatcttctgcacatttgaggtCTTCAGTGGCTATATGA
- the LOC127619308 gene encoding nuclear factor 7, brain-like isoform X1, which produces MDSLSVEELSCPVCCEIYKNPVVLSCSHSVCKECLQQFWKTKRTQECPVCRRRSSREEPPCNLALKNLCEMFVKERNEEEICSLHREKLKLFCLDDKQPVCFVCRDSEKHVNHKFRPISEVIPSYKEELKTALKSLQEKLKHTENMKGEFDKSVGHIKTQAEHTERQIKEQFKKLHEFLRHEEEATITELREEEEQKSQMMKKKLEEMNTHISALSHTIKDMEEMMKANDDVSFLKNFNVTMERVQISQPDPQMTSGAFIHVPHYLGNLTFRVWKKMRDIVHKTPVILDPNTANPLLILSDDLTSVRYSKNRQILPDNPERFDCYSCVLGSEGFNSGTHSWDVEVKHNKCWSLGVTTASNKRKGYVFFITDVWSVGNTRCPSTVFKVKQKLERVRVHLDYDGGKVSFSDPVTNTHLHTFTHTFTHTLLPFFWSNDDVTPLRILPVKCL; this is translated from the exons ATGGATTCACTCTCTGTGGAAGAACTTTCTTGTCCCGTGTGCTGTGAAATCTACAAGAATCCTGTTGTTCTGTCGTGTAGTCACAGTGTGTGTAAAGAGTGTCTTCAACAGTTCTGGAAAACCAAGAGAACTCAGGAGTGTCCCGTCTGCAGGAGAAGATCTTCAAGAGAAGAACCTCCTTGTAATCTGGCATTGAAGAACTTATGTGAGATGTTTGTGAAGGAGAGAAATGAGGAGGAGATCTGCAGTTTACACCgagagaaactcaaactcttctgtCTGGACGATAAACAGCCGGTGTGTTTCGTGTGCAGAGATTCAGAGAAACACGTCAATCATAAATTCAGACCCATCAGTGAAGTTATTCCATCTTACAAG GAGGAACTCAAGACAGCACTGAAGTCTTTACAAGAGAAactcaaacacacagaaaacatgAAAGGAGAGTTTGATAAATCAGTTGGACACATCAAG ACTCAAGCTGAGCACACAGAGCGTCAGATTAAAGAGCAGTTTAAGAAGCTTCATGAGTTTCTCCGACATGAAGAAGAAGCTACAATCACTGaactgagagaggaagaggagcagaagaGTCAGATGATGAAGAAGAAGCTTGAGGAGATGAACACACACATCTCAGCTCTTTCACACACAATCAAAGACATGGAGGAAATGATGAAAGCCAATGACGATGTCTCATTTCTAAAG aACTTTAATGTGACAATGGAAAG AGTCCAGATCTCACAGCCGGATCCACAGATGACTTCTGGAGCTTTCATTCATGTGCCACATTACTTAGGCAACCTGACATTCAGAGTCTGGAAGAAGATGCGAGACATTGTCCACAAGA CTCCTGTGATTCTGGATCCAAACACTGCAAATCCACTTCTGATCCTGTCTGATGATCTGACCAGTGTGAGATACAGCAAGAACAGACAAATATTACCTGATAATCCAGAGAGATTTGACTGTTATTCATGTGTTCTGGGTTCAGAGGGGTTTAACTCAGGAACACACTCCTGGGATGTGGAGGTTAAACACAATAAATGCTGGAGTCTTGGAGTAACTACAGCATCAAACAAGAGGAAGGGATATGTTTTCTTTATCACTGATGTCTGGAGTGTGGGGAACACAAGGTGTCCCTCCACTGTGTTTAAAGTCAAACAGAAACTTGAGCGTGTGAGAGTTCATCTGGATTATGACGGAGGAAAAGTGTCATTCTCTGATCCTGTAActaacacacatctacacacattcacacacacatttacacacacactcttgccatTCTTCTGGAGTAATGATGATGTCACTCCTCTGAGGATTTTACCAGTTAAATGTTTGTAA